TGGTCTCTTTTATTATAATTTTAAATGAACCTCTCAAAATATAAATATTATGAATTTTCAACAGAACCTTCTCGATTATATAAGCCATTTTCTGGTAGCTGCTGATGAATCTGTTTCTATCGCTGAAAGTGTTACTTCCGGTTGCCTCCAGCTGGCTTTCTCCCAGATGCCGGATGCTCCTTTATTCTACAAAGGCGGAATGACAGCTTATACACTGCCGGAAAAAGTAAGACTCCTTAAAGTAAGTAGACCTGGACCTGATGATCTTGACGGAGCAGCAGAAGCTATTTCTCAATCCATGGCTCTCAATGTAGCTAAGCTTTTTGAATCCGACTGGTCTATTTCTACAACCGGTTATTGTAACCCCATCATTAATTCCGGATACAAAGTGTTTGCCTATTTTTCATTTGCTTATAAAGGCGAAGTTATTCTTACAAAAAAGCTGGAACTCCATCCTAAAACTCAGGCTTTAAATGCCCAGTTATATTACACTGAATTTATTCTGGGGTGCTTTAAAAGCGAGCTCAACAGAGTTTTAATTTTAAGATAAATTTCAGATTTTTGTTGCCGGAAATGATACGTAGAAGCCTTAATTCTTATTCACCTTTGGCTTTGTCTGCATGATGGCAAAATAAGATGACGTGAATGCTGACAGACTTTGATAACCTACTTTATAAGCAACTTCACTCAAAGTATATTGTCGGGTATCGATCAGTTCAATACTTTTTAAAATCCTTGTCAGCTGCAGGTATTTCTGTAAGGTAATTCCTGTTTCGTTTTTAAAAATTCTCTGCAGGCTTCGCACAGACATTTGTGCTTTTTCAGCCAGAGCATCAATATCCAGATTATATTTAAAATGAGCATTGATTTCATTACATACCGGGATCAGTCTTACATCAGTAGGTACAGGAATTTCCAGACCGCTGCTTT
This region of Chryseobacterium culicis genomic DNA includes:
- a CDS encoding CinA family protein, coding for MNFQQNLLDYISHFLVAADESVSIAESVTSGCLQLAFSQMPDAPLFYKGGMTAYTLPEKVRLLKVSRPGPDDLDGAAEAISQSMALNVAKLFESDWSISTTGYCNPIINSGYKVFAYFSFAYKGEVILTKKLELHPKTQALNAQLYYTEFILGCFKSELNRVLILR